The Methanobacteriaceae archaeon genome contains a region encoding:
- a CDS encoding radical SAM protein, whose amino-acid sequence MNESKFAHITRAHPCFNEKMHDKVGRVHLPIAPRCNIQCNFCTREINKCEQRPGVSSRVMTVEEAVTHVAKVIKEMPISVVGVAGPGDALANPETLEFFKIIDKKFPDLIKCMSTNGLLLADMAEEVAAANVSTITVTVNAIDPEIGKKIYSRAVYKGKVYEGEEAFKIISEKQLEGIEKVAKLGVVVKVNSVLIPGLNDKHIEDIAREVKKRGANLMNVIPLIPLYKMKDYPRPGCEELSNVRDTVEEILPVFRACTQCRADAYGVPGKEDKHLDMTPASHY is encoded by the coding sequence GTGAATGAATCTAAATTTGCCCATATAACCAGGGCTCATCCATGTTTCAATGAAAAAATGCATGATAAGGTGGGAAGAGTTCATCTGCCCATAGCACCCCGCTGTAACATTCAGTGCAACTTCTGCACCCGTGAAATAAACAAATGTGAACAGCGCCCTGGAGTCTCATCCAGAGTAATGACAGTGGAAGAAGCAGTCACCCATGTGGCCAAGGTCATAAAAGAAATGCCCATAAGTGTGGTGGGAGTAGCAGGACCTGGAGATGCCCTGGCCAACCCAGAAACACTGGAATTTTTCAAAATAATTGACAAAAAATTCCCAGACCTCATTAAATGTATGAGTACCAATGGACTGTTACTGGCAGATATGGCTGAAGAAGTGGCCGCCGCCAATGTAAGCACCATCACCGTGACCGTGAATGCCATTGACCCGGAAATAGGTAAAAAAATATACTCCAGAGCCGTCTATAAAGGTAAAGTCTACGAGGGTGAGGAAGCCTTTAAAATAATCTCCGAGAAACAGCTGGAAGGAATTGAAAAAGTTGCCAAGCTGGGAGTGGTGGTAAAAGTCAACAGCGTACTCATACCTGGCCTTAATGACAAGCATATTGAAGACATAGCCCGGGAAGTGAAAAAACGCGGTGCTAATCTTATGAACGTCATACCACTTATACCCCTCTATAAAATGAAAGACTACCCACGACCCGGTTGTGAGGAACTTTCCAATGTAAGAGACACCGTTGAAGAGATATTACCCGTCTTCCGGGCCTGTACCCAGTGCCGGGCAGATGCCTACGGAGTCCCAGGAAAAGAGGACAAGCACCTGGATATGACTCCAGCCAGCCACTATTAA
- the mtnA gene encoding S-methyl-5-thioribose-1-phosphate isomerase: protein MKTMYWKDDLLYLLDQTLLPHEIEYMVCGTYIDVINAIKTMVVRGAPAIGVAAAFGMALAYLADVDMEKAASDMKDARPTAVNLFWAVDRVIESDDPVKEALLIYEEDRKTNRLMGKHGATVIDDGDTILTHCNAGALACVDYGTALGVIRAASEEGKNINVVCDETRPVLQGARLSVWEMQQENIPVKLIVDGAAGRLMQEGQIDKVVIGADRVARGGIANKIGSLMVALAAKRFNVPFYVAAPKSTFDYENSIYDVEIEERDPMEVLNFAGCQAAPMGTEVRNPSFDVVPSDLITGIITEEGIIDPI, encoded by the coding sequence ATGAAAACCATGTACTGGAAGGATGATCTCCTTTATCTCTTAGACCAGACACTGCTCCCCCATGAAATTGAATATATGGTCTGCGGAACGTATATCGATGTTATAAATGCAATCAAAACTATGGTAGTTCGTGGAGCTCCAGCCATAGGTGTGGCAGCAGCTTTTGGAATGGCACTGGCATATCTTGCGGATGTTGATATGGAAAAAGCAGCCTCAGATATGAAAGATGCACGACCCACAGCAGTGAACCTTTTCTGGGCAGTTGACCGAGTAATAGAATCAGATGATCCTGTCAAAGAAGCACTTCTCATCTATGAAGAGGACCGAAAAACCAACCGGCTCATGGGAAAACACGGAGCCACAGTAATAGATGATGGAGATACTATTTTAACCCACTGTAACGCTGGTGCACTGGCATGTGTTGATTACGGCACAGCTCTGGGAGTTATAAGGGCAGCCAGTGAAGAAGGTAAAAACATAAATGTGGTGTGTGATGAAACCCGTCCCGTGCTCCAGGGGGCAAGATTGAGTGTATGGGAAATGCAGCAGGAAAACATTCCAGTGAAATTGATTGTTGATGGTGCTGCGGGACGCCTGATGCAGGAAGGACAAATAGATAAGGTGGTAATTGGTGCAGATCGTGTGGCTAGAGGAGGAATAGCCAACAAAATCGGATCACTCATGGTGGCACTGGCAGCCAAACGTTTCAATGTACCCTTTTATGTGGCTGCACCCAAAAGTACCTTTGATTATGAGAACAGTATTTATGATGTAGAAATTGAGGAAAGAGATCCTATGGAAGTTTTGAATTTCGCAGGGTGTCAGGCAGCCCCTATGGGAACTGAAGTGAGGAACCCCTCCTTTGATGTTGTGCCCAGTGACCTTATAACGGGTATTATTACTGAGGAGGGAATAATCGATCCAATTTAA
- a CDS encoding class I SAM-dependent methyltransferase family protein — translation MIGLKSPKKEANHLRIVLQEKNLLNHEFKIRRSDDYVYLPLNQKPDNNVLEELNLNSSYIVDTDFEEYEKRPRSMEDYLKGKISPGKMDDFKKSFDIIGDVVILEIPDELEEDKYIIGEAALKFTKRKSVYRKKSEIKGIVRTRELEHLAGEDQSITIHKEYDSQLMLDVKKVYFSPRLATERKIIADQVQDNEIIIDMFAGVGPFAINIARRHKVQIYAVDINPHAIKYLEKNISLNKLKGKIEPIQGDVAEVFQKHNLKAHRIIMNLPGSAYEFLPIAVKHLKPGGVLHYYQFSRDFEDPIKKIEEAACSRILEILDKRKVKSRSPGVWHVAIDVRLY, via the coding sequence ATGATTGGATTAAAGTCTCCCAAAAAAGAAGCCAACCACTTACGGATTGTTCTACAGGAGAAAAATCTGCTGAACCATGAATTTAAGATCAGACGTTCAGATGATTATGTGTATCTCCCCCTTAATCAAAAACCTGATAATAATGTTTTGGAAGAACTGAACCTTAATAGTAGTTATATTGTAGATACTGATTTTGAAGAATATGAAAAAAGACCCCGTAGCATGGAGGATTACCTTAAAGGGAAAATCTCTCCTGGGAAAATGGATGATTTCAAAAAATCTTTTGATATCATTGGTGATGTGGTGATCCTGGAGATTCCAGATGAACTGGAAGAAGATAAGTACATCATTGGTGAAGCTGCCCTTAAATTCACTAAAAGGAAATCTGTTTACCGTAAAAAGAGCGAAATAAAAGGTATTGTTCGCACCAGGGAACTGGAGCACCTTGCTGGAGAAGACCAATCTATTACCATACATAAAGAATATGATTCCCAGTTAATGCTGGATGTGAAGAAGGTTTATTTCAGCCCCAGATTAGCCACAGAAAGGAAAATAATAGCAGATCAGGTTCAGGATAACGAGATAATCATTGACATGTTTGCAGGAGTGGGGCCCTTTGCCATTAACATCGCCAGACGACATAAAGTCCAGATATATGCCGTTGACATTAACCCCCATGCCATTAAATATCTTGAAAAGAATATAAGCTTGAATAAACTTAAAGGTAAGATTGAACCCATTCAAGGAGACGTTGCAGAAGTTTTCCAAAAGCATAATCTCAAGGCTCATCGAATCATAATGAACCTGCCAGGCAGCGCCTATGAATTTCTCCCAATTGCAGTTAAACACCTCAAACCAGGAGGGGTGCTTCATTACTACCAGTTCAGTCGCGATTTCGAAGACCCCATAAAAAAAATTGAAGAAGCTGCTTGTTCAAGAATTTTGGAGATTTTAGATAAAAGGAAAGTCAAATCCAGGAGTCCTGGTGTATGGCATGTGGCTATTGATGTGAGGTTATATTAA
- a CDS encoding diphthine synthase, which translates to MLYLVGLGLYDEKDVSINGLEAIKSADEVYAEFYTARLFGGDLKSLETLSGVQINILSREEVEEDNVPLKQALNKDVAFLTAGDPLMATTHTDILMEARKKGIKTRVIHASSILSAAPGIAGLQAYKFGKVTTIPRPEDNYFPHSPYQVIKDNLEMGLHTLVLLDIQAHRDYYMTANEGLEYLMRVENDLKEGLFTDDSLAVVIARAGSENPLVRADEVGKLLGEDFGGPLHCIIIPGDLHFLEAEGLVILGGAPEKLFKD; encoded by the coding sequence ATGCTCTACCTGGTTGGACTGGGACTCTACGATGAAAAAGACGTATCTATTAATGGTCTGGAGGCCATCAAATCTGCTGATGAGGTATACGCTGAATTTTACACGGCACGTCTTTTCGGAGGAGATTTAAAGTCATTGGAAACTCTTTCAGGGGTTCAAATAAATATTTTATCTCGAGAGGAAGTTGAAGAAGATAACGTGCCATTAAAACAGGCTTTAAATAAAGATGTGGCATTCTTAACAGCTGGCGACCCTTTAATGGCCACCACACATACTGATATTTTAATGGAAGCACGCAAGAAAGGGATTAAAACCAGGGTGATCCACGCATCATCCATCCTATCAGCAGCTCCAGGTATCGCAGGACTTCAAGCATACAAATTCGGAAAGGTTACCACAATTCCGCGTCCAGAGGATAACTACTTCCCCCACTCCCCCTATCAGGTAATAAAAGATAATCTGGAGATGGGATTGCACACTCTGGTTTTACTGGATATTCAAGCTCACAGAGACTATTACATGACTGCCAATGAAGGTCTGGAATACCTCATGCGTGTAGAAAATGATCTAAAGGAAGGATTATTCACGGATGATTCACTGGCAGTGGTGATTGCACGCGCTGGTTCAGAAAACCCTCTGGTCAGGGCTGATGAAGTTGGAAAATTATTAGGGGAGGATTTTGGAGGACCCCTTCATTGTATTATAATACCAGGGGACTTGCACTTTTTAGAGGCTGAAGGGCTGGTTATTTTAGGAGGAGCTCCTGAAAAACTTTTCAAAGACTAG
- a CDS encoding DNA adenine methylase codes for MAENSSRRDFKLPRPFLKWAGGKTQLLLELENRLPESLLESKVIERYVEPFLGGGAMFFFLKRKYQVKYSILLDINPELILTYRVVQKDCLRLIHQLRDMEDEHLQKSEEGRKKNYYIIRKLYNQQTPEIDYYNYGVDWIERAARLIFLNKTCFNGLYRLNSRGEFNVPFGRYKNPKICDEVNLQHVHEALKKTVLLCADFTHAQEFIEEGTLVYLDPPYRPLNNTSHFTAYSSERFNDEDQRKLAKFFQKMDEKGSNLILSNSDPKNHDINDNFFDELYAGYNIERVLAKRNINSKTSGRGEIKELIIRNY; via the coding sequence ATGGCAGAAAATTCATCCAGAAGGGATTTTAAACTTCCCAGACCATTCCTTAAATGGGCTGGAGGTAAAACTCAGCTGCTTCTAGAATTAGAAAATCGACTACCTGAATCCTTGTTGGAGAGTAAGGTTATTGAAAGATATGTGGAACCTTTTTTAGGTGGTGGGGCTATGTTCTTTTTTTTAAAGAGAAAATATCAGGTTAAATATTCCATACTACTGGATATTAATCCTGAACTCATCTTGACCTACCGGGTTGTTCAGAAAGATTGTCTTAGATTGATCCATCAGTTAAGAGATATGGAGGATGAACATCTCCAAAAATCTGAAGAAGGTCGGAAAAAGAATTATTATATTATTCGAAAGCTTTACAACCAGCAGACTCCTGAGATTGACTACTATAATTATGGTGTTGATTGGATCGAACGGGCAGCCCGTCTTATTTTCCTTAATAAGACCTGTTTCAATGGACTTTATAGGTTGAATAGTAGGGGTGAGTTTAACGTGCCCTTTGGTAGGTACAAGAATCCTAAGATTTGTGATGAGGTAAACTTACAGCATGTTCATGAAGCACTTAAAAAAACAGTACTCCTTTGTGCAGATTTCACCCATGCCCAGGAATTTATCGAAGAGGGCACTTTAGTATATCTGGACCCACCTTACAGGCCACTTAACAACACTTCTCACTTCACAGCATATTCCAGTGAAAGATTTAATGACGAAGACCAGAGGAAACTGGCAAAATTTTTTCAAAAAATGGATGAAAAGGGTTCAAATCTTATTTTAAGTAACAGCGACCCTAAAAATCATGATATAAATGATAACTTTTTTGATGAACTATATGCGGGATATAATATCGAAAGAGTTCTTGCCAAGCGTAACATCAATTCCAAAACATCGGGAAGAGGAGAAATAAAGGAGTTAATTATAAGAAATTATTAA
- a CDS encoding DUF1847 domain-containing protein: MQCASCHKRDCYDGKDCLKIKEDIKKMYDESEMDILKTAATVESRYYMKKTRIEEIILFSKMMKYKKIGLAFCVGLDKESNLINSIFKKHFKVYSACCKVCGIDKEDFNLEKIDKNRKESMCNPIGQASVLNEKNTDLNIIVGLCIGHDMLFTEHSQAPVTTLAVKDRILAHNPLGAVYSKYYMNKLSI; encoded by the coding sequence TTGCAGTGTGCTTCCTGCCATAAAAGAGATTGTTATGATGGAAAAGATTGCTTGAAAATTAAAGAAGATATTAAAAAAATGTACGATGAGTCTGAGATGGATATATTAAAAACAGCAGCAACTGTAGAATCCAGATATTACATGAAAAAAACCCGCATTGAGGAAATCATACTTTTCTCGAAGATGATGAAGTATAAAAAGATAGGCCTGGCATTCTGTGTGGGTTTGGATAAAGAATCAAATCTAATAAATTCCATCTTCAAAAAACATTTCAAAGTGTATTCTGCATGTTGTAAAGTATGTGGAATTGATAAAGAGGATTTTAACCTGGAAAAAATCGATAAAAATCGTAAAGAATCCATGTGCAATCCCATTGGCCAAGCATCAGTTCTCAATGAAAAAAATACTGATCTTAATATAATAGTTGGGCTCTGTATAGGTCATGATATGTTATTTACAGAACATTCCCAGGCACCAGTAACCACACTGGCTGTAAAAGACCGGATACTGGCGCATAATCCTCTGGGTGCAGTATATTCCAAGTACTACATGAACAAACTATCTATTTAA
- a CDS encoding ATP-binding cassette domain-containing protein → MNEVIMEARDLSKDFGDFRAVKKLNLKINRGEVFGFLGPNGAGKTTSISMMVGLLKPSSGQVFIGGKDVQEIEKGTIGICPQELVLWDYLTCKESLMLMGDMYEVPGRELKKKVQKLLEDLFLTEKADTVVKQLSGGMKRRLNLALALVHEPEIVVLDEPSEGLDPQSRRVLWNYIRNLRDNEGKTVILTTHLMDEADRLSDRIAIIDHGKLLRLDTPSNLKKEIGEGDVVEMKISDSLKNQEVINAVKELEDVQSVVEVNGQINIRALDAVGKLPLIMDKIETLEVRVIDLAMRQNTLEDVFIDLTGTGLRE, encoded by the coding sequence ATGAATGAAGTTATCATGGAAGCCCGGGACCTAAGCAAAGATTTTGGAGATTTCCGGGCAGTGAAAAAACTCAATCTCAAAATAAACCGTGGAGAGGTTTTCGGATTCTTGGGACCCAACGGGGCAGGTAAAACCACGTCCATTAGTATGATGGTGGGACTCCTTAAACCCTCCAGTGGCCAGGTATTCATTGGTGGTAAGGATGTTCAGGAGATAGAAAAGGGAACCATTGGTATATGCCCCCAGGAACTGGTATTGTGGGATTATTTAACCTGCAAGGAAAGTCTGATGCTTATGGGGGATATGTACGAGGTTCCAGGTCGAGAACTCAAAAAGAAAGTACAAAAATTGTTGGAAGACCTCTTCCTCACAGAAAAGGCAGATACAGTGGTCAAACAACTATCAGGAGGTATGAAACGTAGATTAAACTTGGCACTGGCACTGGTGCATGAACCAGAAATTGTGGTCTTGGATGAACCCTCTGAGGGACTGGATCCTCAATCTCGTAGGGTTTTGTGGAACTATATCCGGAACCTGCGTGATAATGAGGGTAAAACAGTTATTTTAACCACTCACCTTATGGATGAAGCAGACAGGCTTTCAGATCGCATTGCCATCATAGATCATGGTAAACTACTCCGATTGGACACGCCCTCTAATCTCAAAAAGGAAATTGGAGAGGGTGATGTGGTGGAAATGAAAATTTCAGACTCTCTGAAAAATCAGGAAGTAATAAATGCAGTTAAAGAACTGGAAGATGTGCAGTCGGTGGTAGAAGTGAACGGTCAGATTAATATCAGAGCACTGGACGCTGTTGGAAAACTCCCCCTGATAATGGATAAAATAGAAACTCTGGAAGTCCGCGTAATTGACCTTGCCATGCGACAGAACACATTAGAGGATGTTTTCATTGATTTAACTGGAACCGGTTTGAGGGAGTAA
- a CDS encoding ABC transporter permease: protein MKFISIAKKDFKELIRDRRGLAMILLFPLFFMLVFGFAFGGMGQSNQPHKIVVVNYDKGATMSNGEQVNFGNNLTKVLEDSKYENSEVYLFKVNQTTESEAEKLLKQRDVDAEVIIPENFSQSVVALITDTLQQKLVTGTTNSVKSSNITSTIIIKGDTGYMGFGVSQGILTGVLEQYKDKIVNQAQSAVSGSPGVDANNYLQSKVEAIPGTGSFTTFDFMAPGMIVFAILLLSTTVAAALTREVEKGTLARLKLSKMTSFDLLFGGLIPWALVAAAQVVILLTVAVLIGFHWQGGLYTLTLAVLVGIIGGIASISLGMIIAAFARNDRQAANLGTLISVPTSFLVGAFFQLPQVVIANFWGQPFQIYDILPWTHVLKALRSTLTFGGGWDSISYQVGWSLLLTLILFAVGVFLFSRNRLRAEN from the coding sequence ATGAAGTTCATAAGCATAGCCAAAAAAGATTTCAAGGAGTTAATCCGTGACCGACGAGGTCTGGCAATGATATTACTTTTCCCACTCTTTTTCATGTTGGTTTTTGGATTTGCCTTTGGAGGAATGGGGCAGAGCAACCAGCCCCACAAAATTGTAGTTGTAAATTATGATAAGGGAGCCACCATGTCCAATGGGGAGCAGGTTAACTTCGGCAATAACCTGACCAAAGTCCTAGAGGATTCCAAATATGAAAACAGTGAGGTGTACCTTTTCAAAGTTAACCAGACCACGGAATCAGAGGCCGAAAAATTACTTAAACAGAGGGATGTTGATGCAGAGGTTATCATCCCTGAAAACTTCTCCCAATCCGTAGTAGCCCTGATAACCGATACCCTACAGCAAAAACTAGTAACCGGCACTACTAACTCCGTAAAATCATCCAATATCACTTCAACCATAATCATCAAGGGAGATACAGGATACATGGGCTTCGGTGTTAGTCAGGGAATACTTACTGGAGTTTTAGAACAATATAAGGATAAAATTGTCAATCAGGCACAGTCTGCAGTAAGTGGCAGTCCAGGGGTTGATGCCAACAATTACCTCCAGAGCAAAGTAGAAGCCATCCCCGGCACAGGTTCATTCACCACATTCGACTTCATGGCTCCTGGAATGATTGTATTTGCCATTCTACTTCTTTCCACCACAGTTGCGGCTGCCCTTACCCGGGAAGTGGAGAAAGGTACCCTTGCCAGATTAAAATTATCTAAAATGACTTCATTTGATCTGTTATTTGGGGGTCTAATACCATGGGCTCTGGTTGCAGCAGCACAAGTAGTTATTCTCCTGACAGTGGCCGTACTCATTGGTTTTCACTGGCAGGGCGGATTATATACTCTGACACTGGCGGTATTGGTGGGAATTATAGGGGGAATAGCATCCATTTCACTGGGAATGATTATTGCTGCATTTGCACGTAATGACCGGCAAGCAGCCAACCTGGGCACTCTGATAAGTGTACCTACCAGTTTCCTGGTTGGGGCCTTCTTCCAACTCCCTCAGGTGGTAATCGCCAATTTCTGGGGACAACCCTTTCAGATTTATGACATCTTACCCTGGACCCATGTTCTCAAGGCACTCCGGTCCACCCTTACATTTGGAGGTGGATGGGATAGCATATCATACCAGGTGGGATGGTCCCTACTCTTAACACTTATACTATTTGCAGTAGGAGTGTTTTTATTTTCAAGAAACAGATTAAGGGCTGAAAACTGA